Proteins encoded together in one Cicer arietinum cultivar CDC Frontier isolate Library 1 chromosome 4, Cicar.CDCFrontier_v2.0, whole genome shotgun sequence window:
- the LOC101498167 gene encoding amino acid permease 6-like, which produces MHSSSLPINDGKYDDDGRLKRTGTWVTGSAHIVTAVIGSGVLSLAWAIAQLGWIAGSIVLILFSLITLLTSFLLADCYRYPDPVHGTRNHTYMGMVKNILGGTQYMFCGLAQYTNLIGCTIGYTLTASISMVAIKKSNCFHKYGHEANCKTSNYPFMAIFGVSEILLSQIPDFHELSWLSFVAAVMSFGYASIGIGLSIAKIAGHHVETGLTGLVVGVDETSSQKYWNTFQAIGDIAFAYAFSTVIVEIQDTLQSRPPENQAMKKSVFTGITVTTFFYALCGLLGYEAFGNKAPGNFLTGFGFYEPFWLVDIGNIFIVIHLVGAYQVFAQPVFSLVESWGSKRWPESKLMTKEYYVKIPLVGIWRMNMFRLIWRTLYVIFTTLFAMIFPFFNSIVGLLGAMSFFPLTVYFPTEMYLVQSKVTKYSPMWIGMKSLSGFCLIVTLVAGVGSIEGIISELKTYKPFAL; this is translated from the exons ATGCACAGTAGTAGCTTGCCAATTAATGATGGTAAATACGATGATGATGGTCGCCTAAAACGTACAG GAACATGGGTAACAGGAAGTGCACACATAGTGACAGCTGTAATAGGATCTGGAGTGTTATCATTGGCATGGGCTATTGCACAATTAGGATGGATTGCTGGCTCAATTGTTCTCATTCTTTTCTCTCTCATCACTCTCCTCACTTCTTTTCTTCTAGCTGATTGTTATAGGTATCCTGATCCTGTTCATGGAACCAGAAACCATACCTATATGGGTATGGTCAAAAATATTCTAG GAGGAACTCAGTACATGTTTTGTGGATTGGCTCAGTACACAAATCTTATAGGTTGTACCATTGGTTACACTCTCACGGCATCCATCAGCATGGT GGCCATCAAAAAATCCAATTGCTTTCATAAGTATGGGCATGAAGCAAACTGCAAAACATCAAATTATCCATTTATGGCAATATTTGGGGTTTCAGAGATTTTACTAAGCCAAATTCCAGATTTCCATGAACTTTCATGGCTCTCTTTTGTTGCTGCCGTCATGTCTTTTGGTTATGCTTCCATAGGCATTGGTCTCTCCATAGCCAAAATTGCAG GACACCATGTGGAGACAGGGCTAACAGGGCTTGTTGTTGGAGTGGATGAAACAAGTTCTCAGAAGTATTGGAATACCTTTCAAGCAATTGGAGACATAGCTTTTGCATATGCTTTCAGTACGGTCATTGTTGAGATACAG GACACATTACAATCAAGGCCACCAGAGAATCAAGCCATGAAAAAATCTGTCTTCACTGGAATCACAGTGACCACATTCTTTTATGCATTATGTGGTCTTCTAGGATATGAAGCATTTGGAAACAAGGCACCAGGAAACTTCTTAACAGGATTTGGCTTTTATGAACCATTTTGGCTAGTTGATATTGGTAATATTTTCATCGTTATTCATCTTGTGGGAGCTTATCag GTATTTGCACAACCAGTATTTAGTTTAGTGGAAAGTTGGGGTAGTAAACGTTGGCCAGAAAGCAAGTTAATGACAAAAGAATATTATGTAAAAATTCCATTGGTTGGGATATGGAGAATGAATATGTTTAGGTTGATATGGAGAACATTGTATGTGATATTCACAACATTGTTTGCTATGATATTTCCATTTTTCAACAGCATTGTGGGTTTGTTAGGAGCAATGTCGTTCTTTCCTTTGACAGTGTACTTTCCAACGGAGATGTACCTTGTACAATCTAAAGTGACAAAATATTCTCCTATGTGGATTGGAATGAAATCGCTTAGTGGGTTTTGTTTGATTGTCACTCTTGTTGCTGGAGTTGGATCAATTGAAGGAATTATCTCTGAACTCAAGACCTATAAGCCCTTTGCgctctaa
- the LOC101513370 gene encoding tubulin alpha-4 chain isoform X2 — protein MRECISIHIGQAGIQVGNACWELYCLEHGIGPDGQMPSDKTVGGGDDAFNTFFSETGAGKHVPRAVFVDLEPTVIDEVRTGTYRQLFHPEQLISGKEDAANNFARGHYTIGKEIVDLCLDRIRKLADNCTGLQGFLVFNAVGGGTGSGLGSLLLERLSVDYGKKSKLGFTVYPSPQVSTSVVEPYNSVLSTHSLLEHTDVAVLLDNEAIYDICRRSLDIERPTYTNLNRLVSQVISSLTASLRFDGALNVDVTEFQTNLVPYPRIHFMLSSYAPVISAEKAYHEQLSVAEITNSAFEPSSMMAKCDPRHGKYMACCLMYRGDVVPKDVNAAVATIKTKRTIQFVDWCPTGFKCGINYQPPTVVPGGDLAKVQRAVCMISNSTSVAEKESFLKLVKILLLWKRIMKKWVLSLARVVKMIWTTTRIYFRFLFSWAYFVGVLCGLLLLWMYCSYARLFLKIVLVQT, from the exons ATGAGAGAGTGCATTTCAATCCACATTGGTCAAGCCGGTATTCAGGTTGGAAATGCATGCTGGGAGCTTTACTGTCTCGAACACGGCATTGGT CCTGATGGACAAATGCCAAGTGACAAAACCGTTGGAGGTGGTGATGATGCTTTCAACACTTTCTTCAGCGAGACAGGTGCTGGAAAGCATGTCCCCCGTGCTGTTTTTGTTGATCTTGAGCCCACTGTTATTGATGAGGTGAGGACTGGAACATACCGCCAGCTCTTCCACCCCGAGCAGCTTATCAGCGGCAAAGAAGATGCCGCCAACAACTTTGCCCGTGGTCATTATACCA TTGGGAAAGAGATTGTTGATCTGTGTTTGGACCGCATCAGAAAGCTTGCCGACAACTGCACTGGTCTCCAAGGATTCCTGGTTTTTAATGCCGTTGGTGGAGGAACTGGTTCCGGTCTTGGTTCTCTTCTCCTTGAGCGTCTTTCTGTTGATTATGGAAAGAAGTCAAAACTCGGGTTCACTGTCTATCCATCTCCTCAGGTTTCCACCTCTGTTGTGGAGCCATACAACAGTGTCCTCTCCACCCACTCCCTTTTGGAGCACACTGATGTTGCTGTTCTGTTGGACAATGAAGCTATATACGATATTTGCAGGCGCTCCCTTGACATTGAACGTCCTACCTACACCAATCTCAACCGTCTTGTTTCTCAG GTGATTTCATCCTTGACTGCTTCTTTGAGGTTTGATGGGGCCCTCAATGTTGATGTCACTGAATTCCAGACCAACTTGGTCCCATATCCAAGAATCCATTTCATGCTTTCATCATATGCTCCAGTTATCTCAGCTGAGAAGGCTTATCATGAACAGCTTTCAGTTGCTGAAATTACCAACAGTGCTTTTGAGCCATCATCTATGATGGCCAAGTGTGATCCTCGCCATGGAAAGTACATGGCATGCTGTTTGATGTACCGTGGTGATGTTGTTCCCAAAGACGTAAATGCTGCTGTTGCAACCATCAAAACCAAGAGAACCATTCAGTTTGTAGACTGGTGCCCTACTGGTTTCAAGTGTGGTATTAACTATCAGCCACCTACCGTTGTTCCTGGAGGTGACCTTGCTAAGGTACAGAGAGCTGTTTGCATGATTTCAAACTCCACAAGTGTAGCTGAG AAGGAGAGTTTTCTGAAGCTCGTGAAGATCTTGCTGCTCTGGAAAAGGATTATGAAGAAGTGGGTGCTGAGTCTGGCGAGGGTGGTGAAGATGATATGGACGACTACTAGAATCTATTTCAGATTCTTGTTTTCATGGGCGTATTTTGTTGGTGTTCTTTGTGGTTTGTTGCTCCTTTGGATGTATTGTTCATATGCTCGGTTGTTTCTTAAAATTGTGTTGGTGCAGACCTAA
- the LOC101513685 gene encoding F-box protein SKIP22-like, producing MKLRLRSFESKETLKIEVPDPCSFHQLKQTISHAISSSSSSSSSLHLSLNRKDEIDASSPEDSLHSIGIATGDLIFYTFNPNTFSRETLPHKPTPQQEPHSNHRPIIQDSPENNAGDTHSIPIGEKSPALNPADSENVEMVDVSDEAVVVLKNNSEPEFVKRVLKEALGDDFSDFKLLVFAVHAVILESGFVRVDQVSGMAISCSHLLDDCSSSSMISLRYTLPEILTNGSSHAVNLKIQKLGNFVNVCGSLCDDVGSRVHRVYLDKCRFAKPLEFMMLESSESNASGVNDGGDEVFELWKIVKDRLALPLLIDLCDKVGLDLPPCFMRLPMELKLLIFEYLPGDDLAKVCCTCSELQYLASNDELWKKKFEEEFGQRMDGGKFFKNLFAHYRATKKKAEQPLPVRIRRSGIMRYFQRRRGPIPFGRPPIWGGEFDLHPGFGLNLPAYSPRRTFIPPCHLGEFQ from the coding sequence ATGAAACTAAGACTCAGATCTTTCGAATCCAAAGAAACCCTAAAAATCGAAGTTCCCGATCCATGTTCCTTTCACCAACTCAAACAAACCATTTCTCATGCaatctcttcttcttcttcttcctcttcttctctCCATCTATCCCTCAACAGAAAAGACGAAATCGACGCTTCTTCGCCCGAAGACTCTCTCCATTCAATTGGCATCGCCACCGGCGACCTCATCTTCTACACATTCAACCCCAACACCTTCTCCCGCGAAACCCTCCCTCACAAACCCACCCCACAACAAGAACCCCATTCCAACCATCGACCCATCATTCAAGACTCGCCGGAAAACAACGCCGGCGACACTCATTCGATTCCAATCGGAGAAAAGTCTCCGGCTTTGAACCCTGCAGATTCAGAAAACGTAGAAATGGTTGACGTGTCTGATGAGGCGGTGGTAGTGTTGAAGAACAATTCTGAACCTGAGTTTGTGAAAAGAGTTCTTAAAGAAGCGCTTGGCGATGACTTTAGCGATTTCAAGCTATTGGTATTTGCGGTTCATGCTGTTATTCTTGAATCTGGGTTTGTTCGTGTTGATCAGGTTTCGGGTATGGCGATTAGTTGCTCTCATCTTCTTGATgattgttcttcttcttcaatgATATCTTTGAGGTATACTCTTCCTGAGATTCTCACTAATGGTTCATCTCATGCtgtgaatttgaaaattcaGAAATTAGGGAATTTTGTGAATGTTTGTGGTTCATTGTGTGATGACGTAGGCTCTAGGGTTCATAGGGTTTATTTAGATAAATGTAGATTTGCCAAGCCTTTAGAGTTTATGATGTTGGAGAGTTCTGAATCTAATGCTAGTGGTGTTAATGATGGTGGAGATGAAGTTTTTGAATTGTGGAAGATTGTTAAAGATAGGCTTGCATTACCACTTTTAATTGATCTTTGTGATAAAGTTGGATTGGATCTTCCACCTTGTTTTATGCGACTCCCGATGGAACTTAAGCTTCTGATATTTGAGTATCTTCCTGGTGATGATTTGGCTAAAGTGTGTTGCACGTGTTCAGAATTGCAATACCTTGCTTCAAACGATGAGTTGTGGAAGAAGAAGTTTGAGGAGGAGTTTGGACAAAGGATGGATGGAGGGAAGTTTTTTAAGAACTTGTTTGCTCATTACCGGGCAACGAAGAAGAAAGCTGAGCAACCGCTTCCTGTTCGAATTCGTCGCAGTGGTATTATGAGATACTTTCAAAGGAGAAGAGGCCCTATTCCTTTTGGAAGGCCTCCAATTTGGGGTGGAGAGTTTGATCTGCATCCAGGTTTTGGTCTTAATCTCCCTGCATACTCGCCGAGGCGTACTTTCATTCCCCCATGTCATCTAGGagaatttcaataa
- the LOC140919964 gene encoding uncharacterized protein yields MSVSNDKIPTNLSILDSKNYDKWHKQMKVLFGYQDVLDMITDGITPLGKEATAAQEAKFKEDKKKYYKALFLIHSCVDSDNFEKAGDCDSAKTAWGILEKAYAGADKAKVVRLQTHKRQFELLQMEDKETINDYMTRVTRLGNQMKSCGEAVSEQNFVSKVLRSLTPRFDNIVVAIEESKDLKTTTKDELQSSLEAHEKRMDERGNDKAKAEVALQARFNEKNKKSKGKWPSRGKKNFQNFDEEESQNSRKGEGSSKGGGQDNYKSFDKSTKKCYNCQKLGHFARECRAKPRENYADEAKVARHDVDYDNTVLVMITEENYGIKEVRDSNCDKRKLLDNNYCSAEKSAITHSEKSAMVTIRDGAQGRNEWYLDSGCSTHDGKKGLVREDQLSHVK; encoded by the coding sequence ATGTCCGTTTCCAATGACAAAATCCCTACCAACCTTTCGATTCTTGATTCGAAGAATTATGacaaatggcacaaacaaaTGAAAGTTTTGTTTGGATATCAAGATGTTCTTGATATGATTACCGATGGCATTACTCCTCTTGGTAAAGAGGCTACAGCAGCTCAAGAAGCGAAATTCAAGGAAGATAAGAAGAAATACTACAAAGCCCTTTTCTTGATCCATTCTTGTGTCGATAGTGACAACTTCGAAAAAGCTGGCGATTGCGACTCGGCGAAGACAGCTTGGGGTATTCTTGAGAAAGCTTATGCTGGTGCGGATAAGGCGAAGGTGGTGAGGTTACAAACTCATAAGCGGCAGTTTGAGTTACTTCAAATGGAAGACAAGGAAACGATTAACGATTACATGACGCGTGTGACACGCTTGGGGAATCAAATGAAGTCGTGTGGTGAAGCCGTTTCCGAACAGAATTTTGTGTCAAAGGTATTGCGTTCTTTAACACCAAGATTCGATAATATTGTGGTGGCGATTGAGGAATCGAAGGATCTCAAGACGACGACGAAAGATGAACTTCAAAGTTCATTGGAAGCTCATGAAAAAAGGATGGACGAAAGAGGAAATGATAAAGCCAAAGCGGAAGTTGCTTTGCAAGCCCGTTTCAACGAGAAGAATAAGAAATCGAAAGGGAAATGGCCTTCTAGAGGAAAGAAAAATTTCCAGAATTTTGATGAAGAAGAGTCACAAAATTCAAGGAAAGGTGAGGGCAGTTCCAAAGGTGGTGGTCAAGACAACTACAAGTCGTTCGACAAAAGCACCAAGAAGTGTTACAATTGTCAAAAGCTTGGGCATTTCGCAAGAGAGTGTAGAGCAAAACCAAGGGAGAATTATGCGGATGAGGCTAAGGTTGCTAGGCATGACGTGGATTATGATAACACGGTTCTTGTAATGATCACGGAAGAGAACTATGGCATCAAGGAGGTGCGGGACAGCAACTGTGACAAGAGGAAGTTGCTGGACAACAACTATTGCAGTGCAGAAAAATCTGCAATAACGCATTCGGAGAAAAGCGCAATGGTAACCATTCGAGATGGAGCCCAAGGGAGAAATGAGTGGTACTTGGACTCAGGTTGTTCGACACATGACGGGAAGAAAGGATTGGTTCGTGAAGATCAATTAAGCCACGTGAAGTAG
- the LOC101513370 gene encoding tubulin alpha chain isoform X1 translates to MRECISIHIGQAGIQVGNACWELYCLEHGIGPDGQMPSDKTVGGGDDAFNTFFSETGAGKHVPRAVFVDLEPTVIDEVRTGTYRQLFHPEQLISGKEDAANNFARGHYTIGKEIVDLCLDRIRKLADNCTGLQGFLVFNAVGGGTGSGLGSLLLERLSVDYGKKSKLGFTVYPSPQVSTSVVEPYNSVLSTHSLLEHTDVAVLLDNEAIYDICRRSLDIERPTYTNLNRLVSQVISSLTASLRFDGALNVDVTEFQTNLVPYPRIHFMLSSYAPVISAEKAYHEQLSVAEITNSAFEPSSMMAKCDPRHGKYMACCLMYRGDVVPKDVNAAVATIKTKRTIQFVDWCPTGFKCGINYQPPTVVPGGDLAKVQRAVCMISNSTSVAEVFGRIDHKFDLMYAKRAFVHWYVGEGMEEGEFSEAREDLAALEKDYEEVGAESGEGGEDDMDDY, encoded by the exons ATGAGAGAGTGCATTTCAATCCACATTGGTCAAGCCGGTATTCAGGTTGGAAATGCATGCTGGGAGCTTTACTGTCTCGAACACGGCATTGGT CCTGATGGACAAATGCCAAGTGACAAAACCGTTGGAGGTGGTGATGATGCTTTCAACACTTTCTTCAGCGAGACAGGTGCTGGAAAGCATGTCCCCCGTGCTGTTTTTGTTGATCTTGAGCCCACTGTTATTGATGAGGTGAGGACTGGAACATACCGCCAGCTCTTCCACCCCGAGCAGCTTATCAGCGGCAAAGAAGATGCCGCCAACAACTTTGCCCGTGGTCATTATACCA TTGGGAAAGAGATTGTTGATCTGTGTTTGGACCGCATCAGAAAGCTTGCCGACAACTGCACTGGTCTCCAAGGATTCCTGGTTTTTAATGCCGTTGGTGGAGGAACTGGTTCCGGTCTTGGTTCTCTTCTCCTTGAGCGTCTTTCTGTTGATTATGGAAAGAAGTCAAAACTCGGGTTCACTGTCTATCCATCTCCTCAGGTTTCCACCTCTGTTGTGGAGCCATACAACAGTGTCCTCTCCACCCACTCCCTTTTGGAGCACACTGATGTTGCTGTTCTGTTGGACAATGAAGCTATATACGATATTTGCAGGCGCTCCCTTGACATTGAACGTCCTACCTACACCAATCTCAACCGTCTTGTTTCTCAG GTGATTTCATCCTTGACTGCTTCTTTGAGGTTTGATGGGGCCCTCAATGTTGATGTCACTGAATTCCAGACCAACTTGGTCCCATATCCAAGAATCCATTTCATGCTTTCATCATATGCTCCAGTTATCTCAGCTGAGAAGGCTTATCATGAACAGCTTTCAGTTGCTGAAATTACCAACAGTGCTTTTGAGCCATCATCTATGATGGCCAAGTGTGATCCTCGCCATGGAAAGTACATGGCATGCTGTTTGATGTACCGTGGTGATGTTGTTCCCAAAGACGTAAATGCTGCTGTTGCAACCATCAAAACCAAGAGAACCATTCAGTTTGTAGACTGGTGCCCTACTGGTTTCAAGTGTGGTATTAACTATCAGCCACCTACCGTTGTTCCTGGAGGTGACCTTGCTAAGGTACAGAGAGCTGTTTGCATGATTTCAAACTCCACAAGTGTAGCTGAGGTGTTTGGTCGCATTGACCACAAGTTTGATCTCATGTATGCTAAGCGTGCTTTTGTCCACTGGTATGTGGGTGAGGGTATGGAAGAAGGAGAGTTTTCTGAAGCTCGTGAAGATCTTGCTGCTCTGGAAAAGGATTATGAAGAAGTGGGTGCTGAGTCTGGCGAGGGTGGTGAAGATGATATGGACGACTACTAG